A section of the Bacteroidota bacterium genome encodes:
- a CDS encoding D-alanine--D-alanine ligase — MRIGILFGGSSREREISFAGGRTVYDNLNKSLFDAVPIFVDSFGNFVELRWEYIYKGSVRDFYPPVDSLPTSENGYQIYAENIGKLTKSQQKKLVSTLGKVLSAEDLKKKIDFAFLCLHGPNGEDGRIQGLLEYLSIPYSGAGILSSAIGIDKTIQKELMINAGFKSPSYFTIKRNEWVYQKDHNTVAIIAAKIKSTLGFPCVVKSATQGSSIGISIVSEESHQAIADAIDKSFFCREIKKEFWETLQTEQRVEYIRVLTDIREGIGMPVDCAVGRSVETIYHPEKLLSFVNEKLEGFDSIYLEGHDAEAIVLIEQFIEGKEFSCIVVQNEHGNGLALPPTEIRKGKELFDYRSKYLPGLSRKITPIELPDEQINKIRTECERLFRSLNFGVYARIDGFINGVGEVFLNDPNTTSGMMPSSFFFHQAAEIGLNPSQFLTYIIRTSIAQRVNDSKNLEFAKLVTSLDKAIDKDRKAVSSKIRIGVLLGGYSSERHISVESGRNIYEKLSSSTKYEPIPIFLTGSNEEHELFQIPINILLKDNADDIKEKINNFKTHPVVRDIITQCSSITSKYAAKNQLGAPQKISYSDLTNLVDGVFIALHGRPGEDGAVQEKLDKLNIPYNGSGVESSRITIDKYRTNEILKQNGLLIANHLLVSDLEWHTAKNSLLEKIVNEIKFPLIAKPVDDGCSSAVKKIKSIEELEAFAELIFRTSNELNTKAAEMLHIKPKEEFPSKKVMLIEELISKRDAIHFLEITGGMLTKFDEFGRVSYEVFEASEALSEGDVLSLEEKFLAGQGQNITPARYSANKEERQLISNKVKEELGKAAKILNINGYTRIDAFVRVYDVNRVEVIFIEVNSLPGMTPATCIFHQSAINGYKPFDFIDKILDFGFQRKRKSAQQLA, encoded by the coding sequence TGTGGAGTTGAGGTGGGAGTATATTTATAAAGGTAGTGTGCGTGATTTTTATCCACCGGTAGATAGTTTGCCGACTTCGGAGAATGGATATCAGATTTATGCGGAAAACATTGGTAAGTTAACGAAGTCGCAACAAAAGAAATTAGTAAGTACACTGGGCAAAGTATTGTCTGCCGAAGATTTGAAAAAGAAAATAGATTTTGCCTTTTTGTGTCTTCATGGTCCTAATGGTGAAGATGGTCGTATTCAAGGATTGTTGGAGTATTTGTCAATTCCTTATTCTGGAGCAGGAATTTTATCGTCAGCAATTGGGATAGACAAAACGATTCAAAAAGAGTTGATGATAAATGCGGGGTTTAAAAGCCCTTCGTATTTTACAATCAAAAGAAACGAATGGGTTTACCAAAAAGACCATAATACAGTTGCTATAATTGCTGCTAAAATTAAAAGTACCCTTGGTTTTCCTTGTGTTGTTAAATCGGCTACACAAGGCTCTTCTATTGGGATAAGTATTGTGTCGGAAGAATCTCATCAAGCAATTGCAGATGCCATTGATAAAAGTTTTTTTTGCAGAGAAATAAAAAAAGAATTTTGGGAAACCCTACAAACTGAGCAGCGAGTTGAATATATTCGCGTGTTAACAGATATTCGAGAGGGCATTGGAATGCCTGTAGATTGTGCAGTTGGACGATCTGTAGAAACTATTTACCATCCGGAAAAATTATTGAGTTTTGTAAACGAAAAACTAGAAGGTTTTGATTCTATTTATTTAGAAGGACATGATGCCGAAGCAATTGTATTGATTGAGCAGTTTATCGAGGGAAAAGAATTCTCGTGCATTGTTGTTCAAAACGAACATGGAAATGGTTTGGCTTTGCCGCCAACGGAGATAAGAAAGGGAAAAGAATTGTTTGATTATCGATCTAAGTATTTACCCGGGTTGTCTCGAAAAATTACTCCAATCGAATTGCCCGATGAACAAATAAATAAAATAAGAACAGAGTGCGAGCGATTATTTAGAAGCTTAAATTTTGGTGTATATGCCCGCATTGATGGATTTATAAATGGTGTAGGCGAAGTGTTTTTAAACGACCCCAATACCACATCGGGAATGATGCCATCTTCATTCTTTTTTCATCAGGCTGCCGAAATTGGATTGAATCCATCACAGTTTTTAACTTATATAATTCGAACCTCAATAGCACAGCGTGTCAACGACTCTAAGAACTTAGAATTTGCAAAGCTTGTAACGTCCTTAGATAAAGCGATTGATAAAGATAGAAAAGCAGTTTCTTCAAAAATAAGAATTGGTGTATTGCTAGGAGGTTATTCTTCCGAGCGACATATATCGGTTGAAAGTGGTAGAAATATTTACGAGAAATTGTCATCTTCTACTAAGTACGAACCTATTCCAATTTTCTTAACTGGAAGTAACGAAGAACATGAATTGTTCCAAATTCCTATAAATATTCTTTTGAAAGACAATGCAGATGATATAAAGGAGAAAATAAATAATTTTAAAACACATCCCGTTGTAAGAGATATTATAACACAATGTTCTTCTATCACATCTAAATATGCGGCAAAGAATCAGCTGGGTGCTCCCCAAAAAATTTCGTATTCAGATTTAACCAATTTAGTTGATGGTGTATTCATTGCTTTGCATGGCCGACCTGGAGAAGATGGCGCAGTGCAAGAGAAATTAGATAAATTGAATATTCCATATAATGGTTCGGGGGTAGAGAGTTCGCGCATTACTATAGATAAGTATAGAACAAATGAAATTTTGAAACAAAACGGGTTGCTGATTGCCAATCATTTGTTGGTAAGCGATTTGGAGTGGCACACTGCAAAAAATAGTTTGTTGGAAAAAATTGTAAATGAAATTAAGTTCCCGCTTATAGCCAAGCCTGTGGATGACGGATGTAGTTCTGCAGTTAAAAAGATTAAAAGCATTGAGGAGCTAGAAGCATTTGCAGAGCTTATATTTAGAACTTCTAATGAGTTGAATACAAAAGCTGCGGAGATGCTTCATATTAAACCAAAAGAAGAGTTCCCGTCAAAAAAAGTAATGTTGATAGAAGAGTTAATTTCTAAGCGCGATGCCATACATTTTTTAGAAATTACCGGAGGTATGCTTACTAAGTTTGATGAATTTGGACGTGTTTCGTATGAAGTTTTTGAAGCATCGGAAGCATTAAGCGAAGGAGATGTATTGTCGTTAGAAGAAAAATTTTTAGCAGGACAAGGACAAAATATTACTCCTGCGCGCTATTCGGCTAATAAAGAAGAAAGGCAATTGATTTCGAATAAGGTAAAAGAAGAATTAGGTAAGGCTGCGAAAATATTGAACATAAACGGATATACGCGTATTGATGCTTTTGTTCGGGTTTATGATGTGAATAGAGTAGAGGTTATTTTTATAGAGGTAAACTCTTTACCTGGGATGACCCCTGCAACATGTATTTTCCATCAGTCGGCAATTAATGGATACAAACCATTTGATTTTATTGATAAAATTTTAGATTTTGGATTTCAACGAAAACGCAAATCAGCACAACAACTAGCCTAA
- a CDS encoding PASTA domain-containing protein gives MGVINFFKKHPFVRNILFSILGAVFFLWLVFFMMNYYTLHGKTVEVPDFKGVSVARLEDFVKGKEVTYLVIDSIFDAKAEKGVVLKQDPEPQTMVKKDRTIYLYVTAVMPPQVAMPKLQDKSLRQAVSLIETYGLRLGRIKYKADQCSNCVLEQQVKGVKVEIGKMVPKGTIVDLLVGKGLGDEQITIPYLIGYTRQEAFERLGELSLLLGSVSYDVPSDSLKSKVYKQFPVSGNERYINSGASIDIFLTTDNSKFPSLLEDTLSLEAE, from the coding sequence ATGGGAGTAATAAATTTTTTTAAGAAACATCCATTTGTAAGAAATATACTTTTCTCTATACTGGGAGCGGTGTTTTTTTTATGGCTTGTTTTTTTTATGATGAACTATTATACGTTGCACGGAAAAACGGTTGAAGTTCCTGATTTTAAAGGTGTTTCCGTAGCCCGTTTGGAAGATTTTGTAAAAGGAAAAGAGGTAACCTATTTAGTGATAGATTCTATTTTTGATGCCAAGGCAGAGAAAGGTGTTGTATTAAAGCAAGACCCGGAGCCTCAAACAATGGTAAAAAAAGATAGAACAATTTATTTGTATGTAACTGCTGTTATGCCTCCTCAAGTAGCAATGCCAAAGTTGCAAGATAAATCATTAAGACAGGCCGTTTCATTGATAGAAACATACGGTTTGCGTTTGGGCAGAATAAAATACAAGGCAGATCAGTGTAGTAATTGCGTTTTGGAGCAACAAGTAAAAGGTGTAAAAGTTGAAATAGGTAAGATGGTTCCAAAAGGAACTATTGTTGATTTGCTAGTTGGGAAAGGATTGGGAGATGAGCAAATTACAATCCCTTATCTAATTGGTTACACAAGACAAGAGGCTTTTGAGCGGTTGGGCGAACTATCTTTATTACTAGGCTCTGTTAGTTACGATGTGCCTTCAGATTCTTTAAAATCAAAAGTGTACAAGCAATTTCCGGTATCGGGGAATGAAAGGTATATTAACTCCGGAGCATCAATCGATATATTTTTAACAACTGATAACTCTAAATTCCCTAGCTTATTAGAAGATACGCTAAGCTTGGAGGCAGAATAA